One Lucilia cuprina isolate Lc7/37 chromosome 4, ASM2204524v1, whole genome shotgun sequence DNA segment encodes these proteins:
- the LOC111681467 gene encoding vesicular acetylcholine transporter, which yields MSFTIPVINLEVREVKDIVWEKIQEPVNQRRLVLVIVSIALLLDNMLYMVIVPIIPDYLREIGGFEAPDATMAPLLRDNVTGKIIPVHHDHHGQDSATGILFASKAIVQLMVNPFSGGLIDKIGYDIPMMIGLTIMFFSTAVFACGSSYSVLFFARSLQGAGSAFADTSGLAMIADRFTEENERSQALGIALAFISFGCLVAPPFGGALYQFAGKEVPFLILALVCLIDGLMLLLVMKPFKEQLQQSREVKQEIIPIWRLLMDPYIAVCAGALTMSNVALAFLEPTISLWMEDNLTTDNWKIGMVWLPAFFPHVLGVVITVKMAKKYPQHQWLMAAGGLALEGLSCFIIPFSTSYQMLMIPICIICFGIALIDTALLPTLGYLVDVRYVSVYGSIYAIADISYSIAYAVGPIIAGGVVEAIGFTALNFLIAFSNLLYVPLLRKLRNIYDFKPFENEANILMQDPPNKEYQTYVMHDQKPIDGEFKNHLEYGQQYQQDQQETNLDDQTSSSYDYQAQQGYQQDAQYEQQHQQYQPGYQEQGGGGMYQQQPSETRHLPQQRMANPFQQQQSDASRSSATGPAGPANPFRQGF from the coding sequence ATGTCGTTTACCATACCCGTTATCAATTTAGAGGTACGTGAGGTTAAGGATATAGTATGGGAGAAAATTCAGGAGCCGGTAAACCAAAGACGTTTAGTCTTGGTTATAGTTTCCATAGCCCTACTTCTGGACAACATGTTGTATATGGTGATAGTGCCAATTATACCCGACTATTTGCGAGAAATTGGAGGTTTCGAAGCACCCGATGCCACTATGGCACCTTTGCTTAGAGATAATGTGACGGGTAAGATAATACCTGTACATCATGACCATCATGGTCAAGATTCGGCCACCGGTATATTGTTCGCCTCAAAAGCCATTGTTCAATTAATGGTGAATCCATTTTCGGGCGGTCTGATCGATAAGATCGGTTACGATATACCCATGATGATTGGCCTTACAATTATGTTCTTTTCCACGGCGGTATTTGCCTGTGGTAGTAGCTATAGTGTTCTATTCTTTGCCCGATCTTTACAAGGTGCTGGTTCAGCATTCGCCGACACTTCGGGTTTGGCCATGATAGCCGATCGTTTTACGGAGGAAAATGAACGTTCTCAAGCTTTGGGTATTGCCTTGGCCTTTATCAGTTTCGGTTGTCTAGTAGCTCCGCCTTTTGGCGGCGCTCTTTATCAATTTGCGGGCAAAGAAGTGCCATTCTTGATATTGGCCTTGGTGTGCCTCATCGATGGTCTTATGCTTCTGTTAGTTATGAAACCGTTCAAAGAGCAACTGCAGCAAAGTAGAGAAGTCAAACAAGAGATTATACCCATTTGGCGTTTGCTTATGGATCCTTATATAGCTGTGTGCGCCGGCGCCTTAACAATGTCAAATGTGGCTTTAGCTTTTCTAGAACCAACTATATCCCTGTGGATGGAAGACAATCTGACCACAGATAATTGGAAAATTGGTATGGTATGGCTACCGGCTTTCTTCCCTCACGTCTTGGGTGTGGTGATCACGGTCAAAATGGCTAAAAAGTATCCCCAGCATCAGTGGCTAATGGCAGCTGGAGGTTTAGCGTTGGAAGGTCTCTCCTGTTTCATTATACCATTCTCGACCTCTTACCAAATGTTAATGATTCCTATATGCATTATATGTTTCGGCATTGCCTTGATAGATACTGCCCTCTTGCCTACTCTCGGATACTTGGTGGACGTGCGTTACGTATCCGTGTACGGCAGTATATACGCCATCGCTGATATCTCCTATTCAATAGCCTATGCAGTGGGACCCATTATAGCGGGTGGAGTAGTAGAAGCCATTGGCTTTACTGCTCTCAATTTCCTTATAGCGTTTTCAAACCTTCTGTATGTTCCGCTACTAAGGAAATTGCGCAATATCTACGACTTTAAGCCATTTGAAAACGAGGCCAATATCCTTATGCAAGATCCCCCCAATAAGGAATACCAAACCTACGTTATGCACGATCAAAAGCCTATCGATGGCGAATTCAAAAATCACCTCGAATACGGCCAGCAATATCAACAGGATCAGCAAGAAACAAATCTAGACGATCAAACCTCGAGCTCTTATGATTATCAAGCTCAGCAGGGCTATCAACAGGATGCCCAATACGAACAGCAACACCAGCAATATCAACCGGGCTACCAGGAGCAAGGCGGTGGTGGTATGTATCAACAGCAGCCCTCAGAAACACGACATCTTCCTCAGCAGCGTATGGCAAATCCCTTTCAACAGCAACAATCGGATGCCTCCAGATCATCTGCAACAGGTCCTGCTGGTCCAGCAAATCCATTTAGACAAGGATTTTAA